The Acidobacteriota bacterium genome segment GAGGGCGGTTGGGAATTCCTCATTCCTAATTCCTCATTCCTAATTCGCGAGATCGCGCTATCCTCTCCTCCCGGAGGAAGCCATGCTGCGTGATGACGTCAAGAGAATCTGGCCGGAGCTCGAATGGATTGCCGATGAGGATCTGCGTTCGAAGACGACGGACTGCTGGGAGCGCGCATTCGAGTACTCGCCGCTTACGCCCGCCGACCTCGAGCGAATTCCGTTCACTTTGAAGGTGCCCGATTGCCCGGTGACCTTCATGGCCCACAAGCGGGCGGTCGTGCACGTCGCGCGGGATGCGGCGAAGTCCGTCGAGCAGTTTTTCGGTGAAGCCCTACCCGTCGACATGGACGTGTTGATCGCAGGAGCGATACTTGCCGACGTCGGCAAGCTCCTGGAGTACGAGGAAGACGGGGAAGGCGGCAGCCGGCAAAGCGCGCGGGGCAAGTACCTGCGCCACCCGTTCACCGGGGTGTCCGTCGCCATGGAGTGTGGAGTGCCGGATGCCGTGTGCCACATCATTGCGACTCATGCTGGCGAGGGCAACATGGTGGACCGTACGACCGAGGCCTGGCTCGTTCACCACGCCGACTTCATGACCTACGAGCCGTTCGTCAAGCGACTCGAGTTGTGAGGGCGTTCTCGCCTCCCCGCGCGTTGCGGATTTCGAGCTCCGAATTACTGACGCCCTTCGGGCGTCGTGACTCCCCACCATCAGCGAGTGGCCGTAAAGCCTCCCACCCCGCCTCTCCGGCTCAGCCTCCGCTGAGCCTGCGACCCCCACGGCTACGGCCAAGTATCGCTGCTGTCGGTGAGTTCCGAATTCCGAATTTGCACGCCATTTTTTTCGTGGCTTTCGTGTTGGTCGCTGCGCCCCTGTCCTCGGCAGAGAACGAACAGCAGCCGGCCGAAGATGTCGGCACCATCATGGTCGCCTTTGGCGCTCACATCGACACACATCCCATGGCCG includes the following:
- a CDS encoding HDIG domain-containing protein, translated to MLRDDVKRIWPELEWIADEDLRSKTTDCWERAFEYSPLTPADLERIPFTLKVPDCPVTFMAHKRAVVHVARDAAKSVEQFFGEALPVDMDVLIAGAILADVGKLLEYEEDGEGGSRQSARGKYLRHPFTGVSVAMECGVPDAVCHIIATHAGEGNMVDRTTEAWLVHHADFMTYEPFVKRLEL